In the Paraburkholderia acidisoli genome, one interval contains:
- a CDS encoding sugar ABC transporter ATP-binding protein, with translation MDILVARNVEKRFGHVRALANARLSLRGNEIHALVGVNGAGKSTLSKIISGHYQKSGGELLYEGRATDFASPRQAMDSGVSIVLQETSIAPDLSVFENLVLPRFASRGRVDWRSLRADAAHALAELEVSHLDLNARAGALSMANRQLVEIARATLQRSRVMIFDEPTASLSPGEVQHLFRIMRKLRDAGNALVFVSHRLEELFEISDCFTIMREGATVESDLPVDRTDPNDLVERMVGRRVLSLYAKPASTTKAAAGTLLEARHLATETGVEDVSFVLERGKVLGLGGLVGAGRTETLEALFGLRKLKRGTIELAGARFAPRHPRDAIARGMALLTEDRRSQGLVPDLSVRENLTLPLLGQRGNGTRKAAAAQAMTTFLRDFDMPAHVVDAPVTGLSGGQQQKLLLARWLLTNPEILLLDEPTRGIDIGTRSNIYTVIRQCAERGVGVVVVSSDFEELLGISDDIVVLSDRRSIARAASEVFDPQTLTLFAAPRLSSTALRSVIATLPDALGCTTYWINVVAGRVFCFDLVERDGLDVGIARDRFPLIGDTAIPNALGDLRSATFRQDGERRSVLFELTNETGHSFGWLGLTFATNWAGTEAALESRIVDTMQTAGIQHLKLGGRDLHA, from the coding sequence ATGGACATCCTGGTTGCAAGGAACGTCGAGAAGCGTTTTGGTCATGTGCGCGCGCTGGCCAACGCGCGGCTTTCGCTGCGCGGCAACGAGATTCACGCGCTCGTGGGCGTGAACGGCGCCGGCAAATCGACGCTTTCGAAAATCATCAGCGGGCACTACCAGAAAAGCGGCGGCGAGCTGCTGTACGAAGGCCGCGCGACCGACTTCGCCTCGCCGCGCCAGGCGATGGACAGCGGCGTGTCGATCGTGCTGCAGGAAACGAGCATTGCGCCCGACCTGAGCGTGTTCGAAAACCTGGTGCTGCCGCGCTTCGCTTCGCGCGGCCGGGTCGACTGGCGAAGCCTGCGCGCCGACGCCGCGCACGCACTCGCGGAACTCGAGGTCTCGCATCTCGACCTGAACGCGCGCGCCGGGGCGCTTTCGATGGCCAACCGGCAACTGGTCGAGATTGCGCGGGCAACGCTCCAGCGGTCCCGCGTGATGATCTTCGACGAGCCAACGGCTTCGCTGTCTCCCGGCGAGGTGCAGCATCTTTTCCGCATCATGCGCAAGCTGCGCGACGCGGGCAACGCGCTGGTGTTCGTCTCGCATCGGCTTGAAGAGCTGTTCGAAATTTCGGATTGCTTCACGATCATGCGCGAAGGCGCGACCGTCGAAAGCGATCTGCCGGTCGATCGCACCGATCCGAACGATCTGGTCGAGCGCATGGTCGGGCGCCGGGTGCTGTCGCTCTACGCGAAGCCGGCTTCCACCACGAAAGCCGCGGCCGGCACGCTGCTGGAGGCACGGCACCTCGCCACGGAAACGGGCGTGGAGGACGTGTCCTTCGTGCTGGAGCGCGGCAAGGTGCTGGGACTCGGCGGACTCGTCGGAGCGGGGCGCACCGAAACGCTCGAAGCGCTCTTCGGGCTGCGCAAGCTCAAGCGCGGCACGATCGAGCTGGCCGGCGCGCGCTTCGCGCCGCGGCATCCGCGCGACGCGATTGCGCGCGGCATGGCGCTGCTCACCGAAGACCGCCGCAGCCAGGGCCTCGTTCCCGATCTCTCGGTGCGGGAAAACCTCACGCTGCCGCTACTGGGCCAACGTGGCAACGGCACGCGCAAGGCCGCCGCCGCGCAGGCCATGACCACGTTTCTGCGCGACTTCGACATGCCCGCGCACGTGGTCGACGCGCCGGTGACGGGCTTGAGCGGCGGTCAGCAACAGAAACTGCTGCTGGCCCGCTGGCTGCTGACGAACCCCGAGATCCTGCTGCTCGACGAACCCACGCGCGGCATCGACATCGGCACGCGTAGCAACATCTATACGGTGATCCGGCAATGCGCGGAGCGTGGCGTCGGCGTGGTGGTGGTGTCGTCCGACTTCGAGGAACTGCTCGGCATTTCCGACGACATCGTGGTGCTGAGCGACCGCAGGTCGATCGCACGCGCCGCGAGCGAGGTGTTCGATCCGCAGACGCTCACCCTGTTCGCCGCGCCGCGCCTGTCTTCGACCGCGCTGCGCTCGGTGATCGCCACGCTGCCGGATGCGCTCGGCTGCACGACGTACTGGATCAACGTGGTGGCCGGGCGCGTGTTCTGTTTCGACCTCGTCGAACGCGACGGGCTGGACGTGGGCATTGCGCGCGACAGGTTTCCGCTGATTGGCGACACCGCCATTCCCAACGCGCTCGGCGATCTGCGCAGCGCGACGTTCCGGCAGGACGGCGAGCGCCGCTCGGTGCTTTTCGAGCTCACCAACGAGACCGGCCATTCGTTCGGCTGGCTGGGGCTGACATTCGCCACGAACTGGGCCGGCACGGAGGCGGCGCTCGAGTCGCGCATCGTCGACACGATGCAAACGGCCGGCATACAGCATCTGAAATTAGGCGGGAGAGACTTGCATGCGTGA
- a CDS encoding MaoC family dehydratase, producing the protein MHSTTLNKFGDLKEGDTFRTPGITVSESQILAFAGLTGDFMPHHTDEQFAKDLGFRGRLAHGLLVLGLVDGLKNRSMVQFDVVAALNWDAWRFVGPVFAGDRIDAEITIAERRLTRSGTRGIVTLDIKVRNQHGEIVQEGRNQLMLAA; encoded by the coding sequence ATGCACTCGACGACGCTGAACAAGTTTGGAGATCTCAAAGAGGGCGACACGTTTCGGACGCCGGGCATCACCGTCTCCGAGAGTCAGATCCTCGCTTTCGCCGGTTTGACGGGCGATTTCATGCCGCATCACACCGACGAACAATTCGCGAAGGACCTTGGCTTTCGCGGCCGCCTCGCGCACGGGCTGCTCGTGCTCGGCCTCGTGGACGGACTGAAGAACCGCTCGATGGTGCAGTTCGACGTCGTGGCCGCGCTGAACTGGGACGCGTGGCGCTTCGTGGGGCCCGTGTTCGCGGGCGACCGCATCGACGCGGAGATCACGATTGCCGAGCGGCGGCTCACGCGCTCGGGCACGCGCGGCATCGTCACGCTGGACATCAAGGTGCGCAACCAGCACGGCGAGATCGTGCAGGAAGGCCGCAACCAGCTGATGCTCGCGGCCTGA
- a CDS encoding substrate-binding domain-containing protein, producing MNIKLNPVANLLRGLTFAALAACVPAHAASAQATPGQHYAYIAPALDLPFWRVVGDGVAASVKAHGGTIDYMDSHNDASTQLKNAQDAIAQGVAGIVLSPTDSTTAPSVLAIAKQHHIPVSIAGIGTTSGEYNTYVGSEDEKGAYAVGKALAQVMTQKGWQKGGYGIVTISLGRENGKLRTAGFRRAMTEAGIHEVALNQMQKYTPDETFSFVQDMMTAHPDMHAIFVETDTPTLGAARAIRIAHRDKDMALVAFDGIPEFIDMLKKGQLVASGMQQPFLMGQQAADGLYDASASQKNVSIPVLLVTPANVDSLMPVINRTVMPKKGN from the coding sequence GTGAATATCAAGCTCAATCCGGTCGCCAACCTGCTGCGAGGGCTGACGTTCGCCGCGCTCGCCGCGTGCGTGCCCGCTCATGCGGCGAGCGCCCAGGCAACGCCGGGCCAGCACTACGCGTATATCGCGCCGGCGCTCGACTTGCCGTTCTGGCGCGTGGTGGGCGACGGCGTGGCGGCGAGCGTCAAGGCGCACGGCGGCACGATCGATTACATGGACTCGCACAACGACGCCTCCACGCAGCTGAAGAACGCCCAGGATGCGATCGCGCAGGGCGTGGCCGGCATCGTGCTGTCGCCCACCGATTCGACCACGGCGCCGAGCGTGCTGGCCATCGCGAAGCAGCACCACATTCCCGTGAGCATCGCCGGGATCGGCACGACCTCGGGCGAGTACAACACCTACGTGGGTTCCGAGGACGAAAAGGGCGCCTACGCCGTGGGCAAGGCACTGGCTCAGGTGATGACGCAGAAGGGCTGGCAGAAGGGCGGCTACGGCATCGTCACGATCTCGCTGGGCCGCGAGAACGGCAAGCTGAGAACGGCGGGCTTCCGCCGGGCGATGACCGAAGCGGGCATTCACGAAGTCGCGCTGAACCAGATGCAGAAGTACACGCCCGACGAAACCTTCAGTTTCGTGCAGGACATGATGACGGCGCACCCCGACATGCACGCGATCTTCGTCGAAACCGATACGCCAACGCTCGGCGCGGCGCGCGCGATCCGCATCGCGCATCGCGACAAGGACATGGCGCTCGTGGCGTTCGACGGCATTCCCGAGTTCATCGACATGCTGAAGAAAGGCCAGCTCGTGGCCTCCGGTATGCAGCAGCCGTTCCTGATGGGACAGCAGGCGGCGGACGGTCTGTACGACGCGAGCGCGAGCCAGAAGAACGTGTCGATTCCGGTGCTGCTCGTCACGCCGGCGAACGTGGACAGCCTGATGCCGGTTATCAATCGCACGGTGATGCCGAAGAAGGGCAACTGA
- a CDS encoding fumarylacetoacetate hydrolase family protein, with protein MDLDTARGLLPVDLDNALLVGRVWRKTAAFEGPCVVVVRHGQVLDITASAPTTADLFDQPDPARFARECPGEPVGDVVELMAQQFSSAAPAVKLLAPCDVQAIKACGVTFAVSLIERVIEEQAGGDASRAESVRATIQQSIGADLSRIVPGSDAAMRLKAELQERGLWSQYLEVGIGPDAEVFTKSQPMSSVGCGDEVGLLPASNWNNPEPEVVLAVNARGETVGATLGNDVNLRDIEGRSALLLGKCKDNNASCAIGPFVRLFDAHYTIDAVRSASVSLRIDGEDGFELDGVSHMRAISRDPLDLVAQTYGEHHQYPDGFLLFLGTMFSPVKDRDRPGEGFTHHPGDRVAIATESLGALVNRVGSCTTAPPWTFGTRALFRNLAARGLVME; from the coding sequence ATGGATCTGGATACCGCGCGCGGGCTGCTTCCCGTCGATCTGGACAACGCCTTGCTGGTCGGCAGGGTATGGCGCAAAACGGCGGCGTTCGAAGGCCCGTGCGTCGTCGTGGTGCGGCACGGCCAGGTGCTCGACATCACCGCGAGCGCGCCCACGACCGCCGATCTTTTCGACCAGCCGGATCCCGCGCGGTTTGCGCGCGAATGTCCGGGCGAACCGGTCGGCGATGTCGTCGAACTCATGGCGCAGCAATTTTCGTCGGCGGCGCCTGCCGTGAAGCTGCTGGCGCCGTGCGACGTGCAGGCGATCAAGGCGTGCGGCGTGACGTTCGCCGTGAGCCTGATCGAACGCGTGATCGAGGAGCAGGCGGGCGGCGACGCGAGCCGGGCGGAATCCGTGCGCGCGACGATCCAGCAGTCGATCGGCGCCGATCTTTCGCGCATCGTGCCGGGTTCCGACGCGGCGATGCGGCTCAAGGCGGAACTGCAGGAGCGCGGCCTCTGGTCGCAATACCTCGAGGTCGGCATTGGGCCGGACGCCGAAGTGTTCACGAAGTCGCAACCGATGTCGTCGGTCGGTTGCGGCGACGAGGTGGGTCTGCTGCCGGCCTCGAACTGGAACAACCCCGAGCCCGAAGTCGTGCTGGCCGTCAATGCGCGCGGTGAAACCGTGGGCGCGACGCTCGGTAACGACGTCAATCTGCGCGATATCGAAGGACGCTCCGCGCTGTTGCTCGGCAAGTGCAAGGACAACAACGCGTCGTGTGCCATCGGGCCGTTCGTGCGTCTGTTCGACGCGCATTACACCATCGACGCCGTGCGTTCGGCGTCCGTGAGTCTGCGTATCGACGGAGAAGACGGCTTCGAGCTGGACGGCGTGAGTCACATGCGCGCGATCAGCCGCGATCCGCTCGATCTGGTCGCGCAGACTTATGGCGAGCACCACCAGTATCCGGACGGTTTCCTGCTGTTTCTCGGCACCATGTTTTCGCCGGTCAAGGATCGCGACCGTCCCGGCGAGGGATTCACGCATCATCCGGGCGACCGCGTGGCGATCGCCACGGAATCGCTCGGCGCGCTCGTCAATCGCGTGGGCTCGTGCACGACGGCGCCGCCCTGGACATTCGGGACGCGCGCGCTATTCCGCAACCTGGCCGCGCGCGGTCTGGTCATGGAATAA
- a CDS encoding type 2 periplasmic-binding domain-containing protein, whose translation MTTDVIQGLTWDHPRGFVALDAASRLDDAAALNLHWSKQPLEGFESHPIADLCDRFDLVVLDHPHIGEAVEAGCVWALDELFAPEELRAWAAQSVGPSYESYAWQGRQWGLPLDAATQVAVARADLIDARLPATWADVTALSRQGGVVLSVAGPHAMLSFCSMMAAWGAPPATDPKAKPFVDEDTALEVLDTMATIFGGMSEAAHDLNPIRMLEWLARSDEARYCPLIYGYVNYATSASGRKAVQFLDTPVRTAGGRHGSTLGGTGIALSRRAKPAPALLDHLRYLMSARAQTGFIPSHEGQPSHREAWRDASVNAAAGNFYRNTLATIEDAYVRPRCAGYIEFQTRASAAIRSALASRTPHRQLVSGLNLGFERLNER comes from the coding sequence ATGACAACCGACGTCATCCAGGGACTCACGTGGGATCACCCGCGCGGCTTCGTCGCACTGGACGCGGCTTCGCGTCTCGACGATGCGGCCGCGTTGAATCTGCACTGGAGCAAACAGCCGCTGGAGGGCTTCGAATCGCATCCGATCGCCGATCTGTGCGATCGCTTCGATCTCGTGGTGCTCGACCATCCGCACATTGGCGAGGCGGTGGAGGCGGGCTGCGTGTGGGCGCTGGATGAGCTGTTCGCGCCCGAGGAATTGCGTGCGTGGGCCGCGCAGTCGGTCGGGCCGAGCTACGAATCGTACGCGTGGCAGGGCCGCCAATGGGGGCTGCCGCTCGATGCGGCGACGCAGGTGGCCGTGGCGCGCGCCGACCTGATCGACGCGCGCTTGCCCGCTACGTGGGCCGACGTGACGGCGCTCTCCCGGCAAGGCGGCGTGGTGCTTTCGGTGGCGGGGCCGCACGCCATGCTCAGCTTTTGCTCGATGATGGCCGCGTGGGGCGCGCCGCCCGCGACGGACCCGAAGGCGAAGCCGTTCGTCGACGAAGACACGGCGCTCGAGGTGCTCGACACCATGGCCACGATCTTCGGCGGGATGAGCGAGGCCGCCCACGATCTCAATCCGATCCGGATGCTCGAATGGCTGGCGCGCAGCGACGAAGCGCGCTATTGCCCGCTTATCTACGGTTATGTGAACTACGCGACATCGGCGAGCGGGCGAAAGGCCGTACAGTTTCTCGACACGCCCGTGCGCACGGCGGGCGGCCGTCACGGGTCGACGCTGGGCGGTACGGGTATTGCGCTGAGCCGCCGGGCCAAACCGGCGCCCGCGCTGCTGGATCATCTGCGTTATCTGATGTCGGCGCGCGCGCAAACCGGCTTCATCCCGTCGCACGAAGGGCAGCCGAGCCATCGCGAGGCGTGGCGCGATGCGAGCGTCAACGCCGCCGCGGGCAACTTCTACCGCAACACGCTGGCGACGATCGAGGACGCGTATGTGCGCCCCCGCTGCGCCGGTTATATCGAGTTTCAGACCCGCGCCTCGGCCGCCATCCGTTCGGCGCTGGCGAGCCGAACGCCGCATCGGCAACTGGTATCGGGCTTGAACCTCGGGTTCGAACGACTGAACGAGCGGTGA
- a CDS encoding MFS transporter, whose amino-acid sequence MSKQVLLEDLPLRPFHVGVAFSGTGGQFSDGFVLGIIGIAVSMAAGPLHLDALWMGLLGAASLAGLFLGSMLAGPIADKYGRRTIFAYDMLLFAVVSAAQYFVTSPQQLLILRLVLGLILGADYVVSKSLVTEYSPRRYRGRLLSVLAAAWAAGYVGAYLAGFAMRGIGPDAWRIMLAASGVPALLILPFRLIVPESPMWLMKRGRSDEALAIIRRRFGPEVTLATPASTDAPQREGAWSQLFSPRWRRNTLVGCVFYTCQVIPYFALGTFAPRVLEALHVKDKFEGGLVYNVLLLAGAIAGLLLVDRISRRAFLLGTFYLAALGLAVLTWTSLGPLGTMLVFGVFACILSAAANLEFVYPPELFPTHLRASGVGLAVASSRFGSAISTFLLPIAVQQVGIHAALGTCVAVLLFGGVFCHFMAPETGSENLSDVKADSAADEADAAARRHTAFAESATGARKNHL is encoded by the coding sequence GTGAGCAAGCAGGTCCTACTCGAAGATTTGCCTCTTCGCCCCTTCCACGTGGGCGTGGCCTTCAGCGGAACGGGCGGCCAATTCAGCGATGGCTTCGTGCTCGGCATCATCGGGATCGCGGTGAGCATGGCGGCGGGCCCGCTTCACCTCGACGCGCTGTGGATGGGTCTGCTCGGCGCAGCGTCGCTCGCCGGCCTCTTCCTCGGCAGCATGCTGGCCGGCCCGATCGCCGATAAATACGGACGCCGAACTATCTTCGCGTACGACATGCTGCTGTTTGCGGTCGTTTCCGCCGCGCAGTATTTCGTGACATCACCGCAGCAGTTGCTCATTCTGCGTCTCGTGCTGGGGCTGATTCTCGGCGCCGACTACGTGGTGAGCAAGTCGCTCGTCACTGAATATTCGCCGCGCCGTTATCGCGGCCGCCTGCTAAGCGTGCTTGCGGCGGCATGGGCGGCGGGCTATGTGGGCGCCTATCTTGCCGGCTTCGCCATGCGCGGCATCGGTCCCGACGCCTGGCGCATCATGCTCGCGGCGAGCGGCGTTCCGGCGCTGCTGATTCTGCCGTTCCGCCTCATCGTGCCCGAATCGCCGATGTGGCTGATGAAACGCGGCCGTAGCGACGAAGCACTGGCCATCATCCGCCGCCGGTTCGGCCCCGAAGTCACACTTGCCACGCCGGCATCGACCGATGCACCGCAGCGCGAAGGCGCCTGGTCGCAACTGTTCTCGCCGCGCTGGCGCAGGAACACGCTGGTCGGCTGCGTCTTCTACACCTGTCAGGTGATCCCGTACTTCGCGCTGGGCACGTTCGCGCCGCGCGTTCTCGAAGCGCTGCACGTCAAGGACAAGTTCGAAGGCGGCCTCGTGTACAACGTGCTGCTGCTCGCGGGCGCCATCGCCGGGTTGCTGCTGGTCGACAGGATTTCCCGCCGCGCGTTTCTCCTCGGCACCTTCTATCTCGCGGCGCTCGGCCTGGCCGTGCTGACCTGGACCAGCCTCGGACCGCTCGGCACGATGCTCGTGTTCGGCGTGTTCGCGTGCATTCTCTCCGCCGCGGCGAACCTCGAGTTCGTCTATCCGCCCGAACTGTTCCCCACGCACCTGCGCGCTTCCGGCGTGGGTCTGGCGGTCGCGTCGAGCCGGTTCGGCTCCGCTATCAGCACGTTCCTCCTGCCGATCGCCGTGCAACAGGTGGGCATTCACGCGGCGCTCGGCACATGCGTCGCGGTTCTGCTGTTCGGCGGCGTTTTCTGTCACTTCATGGCACCGGAAACGGGTAGCGAAAACCTCTCCGACGTGAAGGCCGACAGCGCCGCAGACGAAGCCGACGCCGCCGCGCGCCGTCACACGGCATTCGCGGAGTCCGCGACGGGCGCAAGGAAAAACCACCTGTGA
- a CDS encoding ABC transporter permease — protein MREGKVEGASFDGTSETGRAPRRPLRVPADARIIVVALVIFVLMSFASPRFLTSGNLYNLLDQSVVVGIVAIGQTFVVLVAGIDLSVGAVTGVAGIVFGTLVAKAGLPMSVGVPVTILAATALGLLNGCLVNFGRIAPFIVTLGTMSICRSAAYLISDGNSISNLPDSLSALSVAEILGAPVNFLFLLALFALAWWYLQRTKGGRTIYATGSNRDAAIAAGLRTTFYSNVAYAVSGASAGLAAVLLSSRLMSIDPLAGNGLELDAIAAVVIGGASLFGGRGSMPGTLFGVFIMVLIRNGLNLLGVGPYWQGTAIGTIILVAVLIERMTSGTRR, from the coding sequence ATGCGTGAAGGAAAAGTCGAAGGCGCGTCGTTCGACGGCACGAGCGAAACGGGCCGCGCGCCGCGACGCCCGCTGCGCGTCCCGGCCGACGCGCGGATCATTGTCGTGGCGCTCGTGATTTTCGTGCTGATGTCGTTCGCCAGCCCGCGCTTTCTCACCTCGGGCAACCTCTACAACCTGCTGGACCAGTCGGTGGTGGTCGGCATCGTGGCGATCGGGCAGACCTTCGTCGTGCTGGTGGCGGGCATCGATCTGTCCGTCGGCGCGGTGACGGGCGTGGCGGGCATCGTGTTCGGCACGCTGGTGGCGAAGGCCGGTTTGCCGATGTCCGTTGGCGTGCCGGTCACGATCCTCGCGGCCACGGCGCTCGGCCTGCTGAATGGCTGCCTCGTCAACTTTGGCCGCATCGCGCCGTTCATCGTCACGCTGGGCACGATGTCGATCTGCCGCTCGGCCGCGTATCTGATCAGCGACGGCAATTCGATTTCGAATCTGCCCGACAGCCTGTCCGCGTTGAGCGTCGCCGAAATTCTGGGCGCGCCCGTCAACTTCCTGTTTCTGCTCGCGCTGTTCGCGCTCGCCTGGTGGTATCTGCAACGCACGAAGGGCGGCCGGACGATCTACGCCACGGGCTCCAACCGCGACGCGGCCATCGCGGCGGGGCTGCGAACCACGTTTTATTCGAACGTGGCCTATGCGGTCTCCGGCGCGTCGGCGGGACTGGCGGCCGTGCTGCTCAGTTCGCGGCTGATGTCGATCGATCCGCTCGCGGGCAACGGTCTCGAACTCGACGCGATCGCCGCCGTGGTGATCGGCGGCGCGAGTCTGTTCGGCGGCCGCGGTTCGATGCCGGGCACGCTGTTCGGCGTGTTCATCATGGTGCTGATCCGCAACGGGCTGAATCTGCTGGGCGTGGGGCCGTACTGGCAAGGCACGGCCATCGGCACCATCATCCTCGTCGCCGTGCTGATCGAGCGCATGACGAGCGGCACCCGGCGCTAG
- a CDS encoding MFS transporter, with product MTQRNSALSGSAPLDAEHFAAAASSAAPADARSLRNATVSAVIGTALEWYDFYIYATAAALIFNRLFFPALSSGAGTLAAFGTYAVGFLARPVGGVLFGRAGDLYGRKKVLVITLILMGCATMAVGFLPTYASIGMAAPALLIVLRILQGLAAGAEYGGAVTLAAESAPAGRRGFYASLPTLGVCLGTLLSAGTFFIITSAMKEADFIGYGWRIPFVLSIFAVLAGIWIRRQVNESPVFEALRKQRSVTKAPLRDMFHEAGGRFWIAFAARFAENMSGYFFQIWSLAYVTRQLAVSREIGLAGVLIGSSLGIVTIPLFGWLSDRVGRRPVYLFGSLLFGLGTFPYFWALNSRSDGLIIASIAIAIGFSNYAMLSVQGSYFNELFGARTRFTAISTVREVSAVFAGGIAPFICTALFESGGSYVPVALYAILMAAITSVGLFVSPETRGRNLSE from the coding sequence ATGACTCAACGCAACAGCGCGCTTTCGGGAAGCGCGCCACTCGACGCGGAGCATTTCGCCGCGGCGGCTTCATCCGCGGCGCCCGCCGACGCGCGCAGCCTGCGCAACGCGACGGTCTCGGCCGTGATCGGCACGGCGCTCGAATGGTACGACTTCTACATCTACGCGACCGCCGCCGCGCTGATCTTCAATCGTCTGTTTTTCCCGGCGCTGTCCTCCGGCGCCGGCACGCTCGCCGCGTTCGGCACTTACGCGGTCGGTTTTCTCGCGCGGCCGGTGGGCGGCGTGCTGTTCGGCCGCGCCGGGGATCTGTACGGGCGCAAGAAAGTGCTCGTCATCACGCTCATCTTGATGGGCTGCGCGACGATGGCGGTCGGCTTTCTGCCCACCTACGCCTCCATCGGCATGGCCGCGCCCGCGCTGCTGATCGTGCTGCGCATTCTGCAAGGTCTCGCGGCGGGCGCCGAGTACGGCGGCGCGGTGACGCTCGCGGCGGAGAGCGCGCCCGCAGGCCGCCGCGGCTTCTACGCGAGCCTGCCAACACTGGGCGTGTGTCTCGGCACGCTCTTGTCGGCGGGGACCTTCTTCATCATCACGAGCGCGATGAAGGAAGCGGACTTCATCGGCTATGGCTGGCGCATTCCGTTCGTGCTGAGCATTTTCGCCGTGCTGGCCGGGATCTGGATTCGCCGTCAGGTCAACGAATCGCCCGTTTTCGAAGCATTGCGCAAGCAGCGCAGCGTGACGAAGGCGCCGCTTCGCGACATGTTCCACGAGGCCGGCGGGCGCTTCTGGATCGCCTTCGCGGCGCGCTTCGCGGAAAACATGTCGGGCTATTTTTTCCAGATCTGGTCGCTCGCCTACGTCACGCGGCAACTGGCCGTGTCGCGCGAGATCGGCCTCGCGGGCGTGCTGATCGGGTCGAGTCTCGGTATCGTCACGATTCCGCTGTTCGGCTGGCTCTCGGATCGGGTCGGACGCAGGCCCGTGTATCTGTTCGGCTCGCTGCTGTTCGGTCTCGGCACATTCCCGTATTTCTGGGCGCTCAACTCCCGCAGCGACGGCCTCATCATCGCCTCCATCGCAATCGCGATCGGCTTCTCGAACTACGCGATGCTCTCCGTGCAGGGCTCGTACTTCAACGAACTGTTCGGGGCGCGCACGCGCTTCACCGCGATCTCGACCGTGCGCGAAGTCTCGGCCGTGTTTGCCGGCGGCATCGCGCCGTTCATCTGTACCGCGCTGTTCGAATCGGGCGGCAGCTACGTGCCCGTGGCGCTGTACGCCATTCTGATGGCCGCCATCACCTCGGTCGGCCTGTTCGTCAGCCCTGAAACGCGGGGCCGGAATCTTTCGGAATAA
- a CDS encoding amidohydrolase family protein: protein MESDDFAFVDAHHHLWDLEALHYAWLTDRPFEGHPSGDYSAIKRNHVVADLKAAGAPVNLIKSVHIETADGETDPVRETAWLQSVADRDGLPSGIIARGELMDAGSDAQLDRHLEYANFRGVRMLTFHGPDILGDAAFLRGFDGLRKRDLVFDMDADIAHTDKVVALAKRFPDVRIVLGHCGFPKRRTVDYFHAWRKGMKAIAQAPNIACKLSGLLMVDHQWSIESIAPWIEECIEIFGVERCMFGTNWPLDGLYADYATLVNAYRQIVADYSADERKALFQRSAESWYRI, encoded by the coding sequence ATGGAATCAGACGACTTCGCCTTTGTCGACGCCCACCACCATTTGTGGGATCTCGAGGCGCTGCACTATGCGTGGCTCACCGACCGGCCGTTCGAAGGGCATCCGTCCGGCGACTATTCGGCGATCAAACGCAATCACGTGGTGGCCGATCTCAAGGCGGCCGGCGCGCCGGTCAACCTGATCAAGTCCGTGCATATCGAAACCGCGGACGGCGAGACGGACCCCGTGCGCGAAACGGCGTGGCTTCAGAGCGTGGCCGACCGCGACGGCTTGCCCAGCGGGATCATCGCGCGCGGCGAACTGATGGACGCCGGAAGCGACGCGCAACTCGACCGCCACCTCGAATACGCGAACTTTCGCGGCGTGCGGATGCTGACGTTCCACGGCCCCGACATTCTGGGCGACGCGGCCTTTCTGCGCGGTTTCGACGGCCTGCGCAAACGCGATCTCGTGTTCGACATGGACGCGGACATCGCGCACACCGACAAGGTCGTCGCGCTGGCGAAGCGCTTTCCCGACGTGCGCATCGTCCTCGGTCATTGCGGCTTTCCGAAGCGGCGCACCGTCGACTATTTCCACGCGTGGCGCAAGGGCATGAAGGCGATCGCGCAGGCGCCCAATATCGCCTGCAAGCTCTCGGGCCTGCTGATGGTCGATCACCAGTGGTCGATCGAATCGATCGCGCCGTGGATCGAGGAATGCATCGAGATATTCGGCGTCGAGCGCTGCATGTTCGGCACCAACTGGCCGCTCGACGGCCTCTATGCCGACTACGCGACGCTCGTGAATGCCTATCGCCAGATCGTCGCGGACTATTCGGCCGACGAACGCAAGGCACTCTTTCAACGCTCGGCGGAAAGCTGGTACCGGATCTGA